The Methylocystis bryophila genome contains the following window.
CGCTTGCCGGGGCGCCAATCCTGGGCCGCTTCCGGTCCTATCGCAGCGGTCACGCGCTCAATGTCGCGCTCGTCAAAAAGTTGATGACGACCCACGGAGCCTTCGCGATGGAAGAGGGAGCGAGCGCAGCCCGGGAATGCCGGGCGGAAGAGCGCGTCCTCTCGCCATAATGTCGCCCGAACAAGCAGGTCTCTAGGATAGGCGTCTCGCTTTGGGCCCCGCCGGGCTTCAAGGCGGAGGTGCGATTCGCAAAATGCCGCGAGAGGCCGTCAGCATGAATGCAATCCTTCGCAGTTTGGGCGCGTTAGCCCCGAGCGTGGCGCTGCTGCTGGTCGCGCAGACCGGCTTCGCGCGCGCCGACATCTCGGACCTTTTTGATCCCGTCACCAATCTTTTCGGGTCGAGCAGCAAATACAAGACGGAAATTACGCCCGACATCCCGGCTGACGAGCTTTATGACGAAGGTCTCGCCAAGCTCAAGGCTAAGGATTACGAGAACGCGGCGAAGAAGTTCCAGGAAGTGGAGAAGCGATTCCCATTTTCGCAATGGGCGCGCAAAGGGCTTCTCATGACGACATACGCCCAGTACGAGAAGCCGGCCTACGATGATGCGATCCAGTCGGCTAAGCGCTATATTGAACTCTATCCGAAGTCGGCTGATACGCCGTATGTGTACTATTTGACCGGAATGTCTTACTATAATCAGATCACCAGCGTGATGCAGGATCAGTCGAATTCGGAGAAAGCCTATCAGGCCTTCTCGGCTCTCGTCGAGAAATTTCCCACCTCTGAATATGCGGCCGACGCCAAGCTCAAGATCAATATCGCGCGTGACCAGCTCGCCGCCAAAGAGATGCAGATCGGCCGTTTCTATCTGACCCGCAAGAATTACCCGGCTGCGGTGAATCGCTATCACGCCGTGCTCGGAAAGTTTCAGACGACCCGCTACGCTGAAGAGGCGCTCTACCGGCTGACCGAGGCCTATCTGTCGATGGGAATTACCCCCGAAGCCGAGACCGCGGCGGCCGTGCTGGGCCACAACTACCCCGATTCACAGTGGTATACGGATGCTGTGTCGCTGTTGAAAACGGGCGGCCTCGCGCCGCAGGAACATAACGAGAGCTGGATCTCGAAGCTTTCGAAGACCTTTAGATCCGAAAAAACCGAGCAACGGGGCGTCGCCCCTCTCACTGCCGCGACCGGCCATTAGCGAGGCCGATCGGGTGGGCCATGCGCAATCAGGGGGCGTTCGCAGATCCGTTTTTTCGGAAAGGCGCTCGCCGCGGCGCGGATTGGCCTGAGGGCAAGCCTGCCCTCTGTTCTCGTCGAGGGAGCTGGCGCCTCATCGCCGCTTTGAGGAGCGGCAAGAGATCGTTCCGGCGGAAACGCATTGGAGATCGCGGCGGATATCGCCGTTCGACAGGCTGGCGGACTCGATATGGCGACTGATGC
Protein-coding sequences here:
- a CDS encoding outer membrane protein assembly factor BamD; the protein is MNAILRSLGALAPSVALLLVAQTGFARADISDLFDPVTNLFGSSSKYKTEITPDIPADELYDEGLAKLKAKDYENAAKKFQEVEKRFPFSQWARKGLLMTTYAQYEKPAYDDAIQSAKRYIELYPKSADTPYVYYLTGMSYYNQITSVMQDQSNSEKAYQAFSALVEKFPTSEYAADAKLKINIARDQLAAKEMQIGRFYLTRKNYPAAVNRYHAVLGKFQTTRYAEEALYRLTEAYLSMGITPEAETAAAVLGHNYPDSQWYTDAVSLLKTGGLAPQEHNESWISKLSKTFRSEKTEQRGVAPLTAATGH